Within Populus trichocarpa isolate Nisqually-1 chromosome 6, P.trichocarpa_v4.1, whole genome shotgun sequence, the genomic segment GATAATACAATTTTTCACTGCAGATGAAGCTTCttgaagaagaggaaaaggaaaagcgtgaagaagaagagcgcaaggagagaagaagaacaaaagaaagagagaaaaagcttCGAAAGAAGGAGAGGttaaaagggaaagaaagggaTAAAGAGAAGAAATGTCCTGAATCAAATGATATTACCATGCTTCCTGATCTCTTAAAGGATGGATCATCACCAAGTGTTGATGAAGAACTGAACACCATCTGCTGTAGGGATTCACTAAGTGAAACAGGCAATATTTCTCTGTCCAGGCCTGGATCTTCTGACATTCAAGATGAACAGTTTTCATATGGATTTGAGACCTGTATAATGGAAAAAGATTCATATGATAGTCCTGATGGGAAGGTTGCAAATTTGAAAGAAGGGACTGGCTCTTTTTCAACTGAACAAGCAAAATATTCTCGCCGAAGATTGAAATTGCGGAAAGAAGTTCAACTTGATTCTTTTTTGAAGTGGCCTGATAGACGCCGATTTGCAGTTATTTCAGAAAGTGGGGCGGTGGTTAATAGATCAGAGTTAAGACATCACAGTGATGATTGTGACACTCCTTCTAGGCCTGTTAATGGATTGTATAGGCAGTCAAGGATCAATGGTCCAAAGTCCAATGGTCGAAATTGTGGCCTCAAGTTTAGTGAAAACTTTCATTGTCCCCACAACAGGATGAATGATAGATATGACTTCCATTCTTGCAGCTGCCACCAGAACATTGAATGCAGGGTAAAGGTTGAACCACATGTTTCATCATTAAGAGTGGACCGAGAGAGCAAATCTGTTGGCAAGTCAGAAACAGTGATGGATATGTCGAAGCAGTTCTATCGTGGTAACAAATATAGTCCAGTAGATCACATCCGTGAAGTTTGTGGAAGAATCAAAAGCAAATCCAACATGGGAAACAATCCTAAGAAAGTTTGGGAGCCCGTAGAATCACGAAAGAAGTATTCTTGGAGCAGCTCAGACTCTGATGTCATCATGAGCTCTTCTACCAAGGTTGAAGCTGTGGATCTGGATAGTAAACTCTTAAAGTCATCTGGTGAGACATGTTCCAGTGAAGTTACTGGAAATTCcattgaaattgatcatgatgAGAATAACATGAACGAATCAAGGGACTGTAGCCTTGAAACTGTTGAAGACTGCCAGGGTGGATACCATGAGGAAGTGAATGGTTGCTGCTCAACAGAAACTGGTTATGAGGAAATCATTTCATGTCCTGAAAAAAATTTCGCATCGTCTGAGACTTCTGATCCTAGCATTGGAAGCACTTTGAGTTCTGATAACTGTTCATCTTGCCTTAGTGAGGGAGATAGCAATACAGTTTCTTCAAACAATGGACATCTCGAATCGTCTTCCACTTCAGATTCAGAAGATGCCTGTCAACAATCAGAAGGAAGAGAAACTTCAACATGCAGTGGAAATGCTTTCTCCAATTGTAATGAAGTGGGGCTGGACAAGAGACCGAGTACAAATGGAGCTGAGGTGTTTGGAAGCAGGGAACCTTTTGTGCTTCAACCAGATGGTCAAAGAATGAACATTTTGGTAAATCCGCCGACAACAACTGTCCAAGATCCTGAAAATGGAATACCTGCTGTCAGTATGGGTTTGCAACATCAAGTTGTGTTTCCACCTTTGCATAACCATAACTTACAGTTTCCAATGTTTCAAGCTCCTTCAACAATGGGCTACTACCATCAAACTCCAGTCTCTTGGCCGGCAGCTCCAGCCAATGGATTAATGCCCTTCCCCCATCCTAACCATTATCTATATGCTGGTCCTCTTGGCTATGATTTAAATGGAAACTCCCGCATTTGTATGCAATATGGTTCAGTGCCGCATTTGGCAACTCCTGTGTTTAATTCTGGTCCAGTTCCGGTGTATCAGCAGGGAGAATACTTGAACTCAGAGGTTCGAACAGAGACACGTATGATGCAGGAAAATTTTACTGAAGCTAATAAGGAGAGGATGGTTCCAGCCAGATCACATTCAAACGAAGCACCACCAAGTGGAGAAGGTGGGAAAGTTGATAATTCTGCCAAATTGCACAACAGTAATACTGGAGTTGATAATTCTGCCAAATTGCACAACAGTAATACTGGATTTTCCTTGTTCCATTTTGGTGGACCTGTCGCTCTCTCAACAGGATGTAAGTCAGATCCTGTACCTTCAAAAGATGGAATTGCTGGagatttatcttcaaaagtctCGGCAGATGAAAATGATCCAGCGTGCAATAAGGAGACTGCTATGGAAGAATACAACTTGTTTGCAGCAAGTAATGGCATAAGGTTTTCATTCTTCTAATATATTCTTAAGAAGTTGTGAGGTGGTTGTTTGGTACCCTATCTTCTTATTTCGTATTGGAAGTTTGATCACCGTGTAAGCCAGTAGACAATAATCTTCCTCCGAGAAATTCCAATTTTAGCAATAGTTCTCTCAGTTGATTGATATCCATTTTGGCTCTTTTTtatctcctttttattttttttatgtagagaGAAAAAGTTGGGAGAGTGGTATATAATGTTTGAGGTTTCTGCACGAggtcagctttttttttttttaaaaaaaaaagaaccgaaGCATTCCCCCTCCTTCCTCTTAAGCATGTCAGAACTgaaatcatttgattttttttcgacTCTTGTTTTACTGTTGAGATTTGGCTATGTTGATAGCTAAAATTGGTTGAATGTATATGAAGGCTGAGCATTGATTTCTTTTCTCGACTTCACatgatcaaattaattagtGCGCAATATGGAAGCCATTTGCCCGCTGAAATACTTTAAGTTGTTAATTGTATCATATCTCGGCGAGTTGAGGCTAATTTAATTTTCCGGCTAGCAAACCTTGATGCCGGTGTCATTCCACTTATTTAAACAGCCggctttttatttaattttaattttaaattaattttttagtgtttttgaatcattttgatgtgttgatgtcaaaaataaattttaaaaacataaaataaataaattattttgatatatttttaagcaaaaaacactttgaaaaacaatctctaCCATACTCTCAAATAGACGCTTCAAGGGCAATCAATAATAGCAGAATTGTGCATATCCAATACTACGGACAATCCCAAAAGCTAGGTATTAAGGGGATTCAGAAAACTCAGCTGAAAGAATTAACTACTAGATAGGTGTTCAGGCTACGCTGTGGGCTGAGATAAATTTTTTCTAGCATAAAAAAGGATGCTGAgataatgataatgtttttaaaaaagtaacaaaaatctAGGATCCAAGTTATTGATTCAAATGGGTTCATTAAGCttggtttatttaaaaatataactataaaaaaatccaatgacattaataataataaaacaaaaacaatgtaaaaaaaataaatgtttgtcaatattataaaaagataccGTCTAAATATTCTGAAAATATCTTAACgatcttatttgaaaacaaatcaaaaattgaatgagaacaagataactttataaaaaaataataaaagaaatatgaagctcaattatcaGCAAATCAAATGTTGTAGGAcgaatataagtttttttttctaaaaatataaaaaatcccgACTTGAGTCGACATGCCAAATTTGTGATTCGGTCGTGAGATTGGGATAACTTTGTAGTAAAAAAAGGTTAACCCTCAAGCAAACTAAACgatgaaagacaaaaaaaaatcaattaaaaaagatgtcGAAAAAAAAGCCCAAGTTAATCTAAGTTAATTCAACTAACCTGTAACCTAGgacatgagattgaaataactcTATGAAAGAAAATCGGAAAAGATCATGAAACACAAGACTCAATAACCTAATgtcaaattatgaaataaaataaaacaatttaaaaaagaccAAATAAAAAGATCGAAGTCAGATTGAGCTAATTTTCAAAACCTGTGACGAGGGTTATAAGATCGGGATTACCCTATAGaagacaaacaagaaaaatcactaAGCAAAATCCCTAATCATCCAAATATCaagggatgaaataaaaaaaaaatcaataaaaaaaaggataaaaaaacaaaacaaattgcaataaaaaaataaagaccaaatctggtataaaaattaaatgaaataaaacaatgagagatgaaattgaaaaataaaataaatcaagaaaacaataaaaaaatagcaatcaaaagaatgatgaccaaattagataaaaaaattaaatgaaatcaaatgcttaagaataaaattgaaaaacaaaatcaactttaaaaagcattaaaagtaaaacaaatatcaattaaaagaatgaggatcaaattgatacaaatacaaattgacataacacatttaatttttgagaaGGCAAGTGTGAAACTTGAGGCACAAAGATAGAAAAGagggaagagagaaaaatagtTTACCGGGGCCACACCGCTAATCTTCCGCAAACAAGCATCCCATAAATTGGAAGAGCTCAGTGAGCTGCTCCCAATGATGCTGCGGAAGCCAACATTTCTAAAGCATGTGTGTGTTACACACACTAGCTacttttagtttataaataatattttatatttattaaaaatatcaaattatcttttaatcaacttcattataacaaaaaaaagaaggatgaaaTACATAAACACCCCTGGACAATAATGCAAATTGTTTTGCTTATAAAGGTAATCTAGTCATTTCACTgtgttttaaaaagtaaaaattaaaaaaaaaaccctagttggcaatttaatttttttttgtttttaagagtaATTTATTCATTACACcgtgctaaaaaaatattaaaaaactgatttgttccaaatttttctaataattatcaataaaccttataaaataattgtattaCCTCCTATAgctaattcaataattttatcttaaaaaggCAAAATAGTTATCATAGAGTTTCAATTCATAATTTGAATGTACATAGCGAAGAACAAgcacttttaattttcttttaatttaatttaataagctACTAGGTTTCCGTACAAAACTCAAACGCATTCATACTCAGAAACAGAGCACATTGGAAATATTAGAAAAAGTTCTCCCAGGACAAAGGCAAAATGCTAAAAATTATCAAGCAGAgcagtttttgaattttaaaactaggTTTAGTTTACAATTTACTGCATCATTGAACTCTAAAATATGTGGGAAAAATATTGTGGACATTGTGTTTCTCATTTTATCTCTCTCAACACCAAAATAAAGGCTATCAATGAGCTAGTTTAGTCATTTTATAGGAAGACAcgtgtcttttaaaaaattattggagtTACAaaggtttattttatatatatatatattactaaaaaaatcttttagaaaaaaaaaggaaaaagagagagcacttttattttggaattttgttatcattttattttttaatagactgtaaaatgatttaaaagttCATGGCATTTATATCTTTcactcataaaaatattaaaaaaattattggcgtGGGACATGTAGATGCCTACAAATGGACGTCACTTGTGCCTTTTAAGCAATTCATGTTGTGACTTTAGGCTATCAAATGCTGTCTTTCGTTGTATCATTGGAAGGTTCGCTGCTTCCTCTTCCTCCCAGTGCCACAAGTGTCGGTAAATGATGAGTGGTTTgttattaatggttttttttttttttttgtctcttctttgtgaaaaagtatatattaatcattttcgtttttaatgtttcaatttaattcttattttttttttatttttacttgtcatatattatttttttcaatttagtctatatttttttgatttttgattttgtttttctttgacctttttgttaaagtttcattggtttttaatttcatctctcaatCAAATTTTATAGTATATTACTTATTTTCAacttggtccttatttttttgattatttttcttttttaaaaagctattttttttttaatttaaccctctaattgaaaaaaatttgttgcccttcatttattttttattttgatttttacccttattgttttaattacatatatttttagatccttttgtgtaattgatttttattcccggctttatctgttagatttgttagtgattaaacttcatgatttttttattatggtgcTTTTAGTCTAATGGTCCGAGTCACGGGTTTGAAATGTTAATACACGTCAACATCTTTTTTTGgctcatttgtttttatggtttcatcgttcgatatttttttttaaattggctttatattttttctcaatttattttctattgagttatccCGATCTTATGACTTGTGCAACAAATTTTGcaggttaacctgggttgacttgCCTCTTATTACCCAAATTACATGTAGGGACAgaactaataaattttatttaggggtgctatcataaaaaatataaggttagtaagtattttatttttggaaggaTTGAATgcataattatgaaaattttaaaaatttaaggacaaaaattaagatattttaaaactttaggGGTGCCAAGCTCCCCCCAAAGCATAACGTAAGTCCATCCTTGATTACATGTTTATAATGttaactcgggttttttttatttaattttatactttcaataatgtttttcaagttATCGAGATCTTtactttattgaaaatttattaatttattatttttgtatgtttttttatcagctAAATAAATTGGAATCAACTTAATGAACCTGGTCAACCTTGtatctaaattgtttttattattattattatttcttttaaaagtcTTTGTCACTTGGACTATCACtacctttttcttgttttttttttaattctaattttggttctattttaattaataccttttttgtaattctttttttaataacttttaaaCTTATGTTGATATCACCTAGACTATCActacctttttcctttttcttattttagccttttgttttatttttttatgtatttaattgtTGAAGATTTATAcattgttttatgtataatatagatgagcttttttaaaaaactaaaaatatttaatttagtatATACAATCttgcatcactttttttttcttttattcggtttaatcaattttatatatgtattaatttttattattttattaaaaaatttaattttaataaataaatttattaaacataattaaataggAGTTCaatattgcaaaatcaaatatcttattctgtcttgattttttcatcttgatttttagTCATTATTAATaactttgtatttatttattgacttaaatagtttttaatttatttaattaaatacataaacttttaatttagacttaaagaatttttaatgtaaaaaaaacacgtCAAAGAAGCAGACAtcctcaaaaaaaatattggaaaaaaaaaattttcgcCTTGCAAATATAGTGCGGGTTAAAAAGCTATTGAAGAGATCTTCAAAAACACAGGGTTCCAGGACTATCAAGTGAAGACACCCATAGTCTTTGGAAACCAAATACCATCAGAAGCGAAAAAAGGCGACTCTATtccaagtagaaaaaaatatgttccAAAAATCTGATCTCAGTTTCTTGCATCAGATAACCGTAAGACAGTAAGATAGAATCCTGGCTCGTCCACATATTCAACCATTTCAAAAGAATGGTTAGCTGCAGCCTTCTGCAAAGTCATTTTATCAGGCAAATCTGaagttacaacatcttgatatTGTTTCTTTTGCTGCTCTAAGACTTCCCTTCCCTGGGGATGGCTAATAACCAATCTCGCACCTATAAAATCAGTGGTTGGAAGTCAGAACAGAA encodes:
- the LOC7455633 gene encoding uncharacterized protein LOC7455633, with translation MPGLTQRNDQFSNATSPGGSYSISANSFWSKHRDDVSFNQLQKFWSELPPQARQKLLRIDKQALFEQARKNMYCSRCNGLLLEGFMQIVMYGKSLQQEGGAGHLRCDILEASKNLNDCGSHVTNGCQDEIQDPSVYPWGGLTTTRDGSLTLLKCYLFSKSLKGLQNVFDSARARERERELLYPDACGGGGRGWISQGMASYGRGHGTRETCALHTARLSCDTLMDFWSALGEETRQSLLRMKEEDFIERLMCRFDSKRFCRDCRRNVIREFKELKELKRMRREPRCTSWFCVADTAFHYEVSDDSVQADWNQTFSDTVGSYHHFEWAVGTGEGKSDILEFENVGMNGSAQVTGLDLGGLTACFITLRAWKADGRCTELSVKAHALKGQQCVHCRLVVGDGFVTITRGESIRSFFEHAEETEEEEDDDSMDKDGNEFDGECSRPQKHAKSPELAREFLLDAATVIFKEKVEKAFREGTARQNAHSIFVCLALKLLEDRVHVACKEIITLEKQMKLLEEEEKEKREEEERKERRRTKEREKKLRKKERLKGKERDKEKKCPESNDITMLPDLLKDGSSPSVDEELNTICCRDSLSETGNISLSRPGSSDIQDEQFSYGFETCIMEKDSYDSPDGKVANLKEGTGSFSTEQAKYSRRRLKLRKEVQLDSFLKWPDRRRFAVISESGAVVNRSELRHHSDDCDTPSRPVNGLYRQSRINGPKSNGRNCGLKFSENFHCPHNRMNDRYDFHSCSCHQNIECRVKVEPHVSSLRVDRESKSVGKSETVMDMSKQFYRGNKYSPVDHIREVCGRIKSKSNMGNNPKKVWEPVESRKKYSWSSSDSDVIMSSSTKVEAVDLDSKLLKSSGETCSSEVTGNSIEIDHDENNMNESRDCSLETVEDCQGGYHEEVNGCCSTETGYEEIISCPEKNFASSETSDPSIGSTLSSDNCSSCLSEGDSNTVSSNNGHLESSSTSDSEDACQQSEGRETSTCSGNAFSNCNEVGLDKRPSTNGAEVFGSREPFVLQPDGQRMNILVNPPTTTVQDPENGIPAVSMGLQHQVVFPPLHNHNLQFPMFQAPSTMGYYHQTPVSWPAAPANGLMPFPHPNHYLYAGPLGYDLNGNSRICMQYGSVPHLATPVFNSGPVPVYQQGEYLNSEVRTETRMMQENFTEANKERMVPARSHSNEAPPSGEGGKVDNSAKLHNSNTGVDNSAKLHNSNTGFSLFHFGGPVALSTGCKSDPVPSKDGIAGDLSSKVSADENDPACNKETAMEEYNLFAASNGIRFSFF